One Tautonia rosea genomic window carries:
- a CDS encoding alpha/beta fold hydrolase: protein MNVLKTIAVTIALTSVTSLGSFSRASQPRVSPTQVLHRTVEIEGMNIFYREAGPQDAPTILLLHGFPTSSHMFRNLIPALADTYHVIAPDYLGFGYSSAPSPDDFDYTFDNLANVVEEFTEALGLTKYSIYLMDYGAPVGFRLAVKHPERVQTLIVQNGNAYEEGIDNDFWKPLKAYWKDRSPENGDSLRALLTLDATKWQYLQGVRNTESVSPDTWSHVQPLLDRPGNQEIQLALFFSYGSNPPLYPQWQEYFRNHQPPTLIVWGKNDLIFPAAGAYPYSRDLKNLEFHLLDTGHFALEEDGAQIASLIREFLGKQLTQ from the coding sequence ATGAATGTTCTGAAGACCATTGCCGTCACAATCGCATTGACATCCGTGACTTCGCTGGGATCGTTCTCACGAGCAAGTCAGCCCAGAGTCTCCCCCACGCAGGTCTTGCACCGCACGGTCGAGATCGAAGGAATGAACATCTTCTATCGCGAAGCTGGACCTCAGGACGCTCCTACGATTTTGCTGCTACACGGCTTCCCAACTTCCTCACACATGTTCCGAAACCTGATTCCAGCGCTGGCTGATACATATCATGTGATCGCCCCTGATTATCTTGGTTTCGGCTACAGTTCGGCTCCTTCTCCCGATGACTTCGACTACACGTTTGACAACTTGGCCAACGTCGTCGAAGAGTTCACCGAAGCACTCGGCCTGACGAAGTATTCGATCTACCTGATGGATTACGGTGCCCCTGTCGGTTTTCGCCTTGCCGTCAAGCACCCAGAACGTGTGCAAACGCTCATCGTGCAAAACGGCAATGCCTACGAAGAAGGAATCGACAACGACTTCTGGAAGCCGCTCAAAGCATACTGGAAAGACCGCAGTCCAGAAAATGGCGACTCACTTCGTGCTCTCCTGACTCTTGATGCGACTAAGTGGCAGTACTTGCAGGGCGTCCGGAACACCGAGTCAGTGAGCCCTGATACATGGAGCCACGTTCAACCGCTGTTGGATCGTCCTGGCAATCAAGAGATTCAACTGGCCCTCTTCTTCAGTTACGGGAGCAACCCACCACTGTATCCGCAGTGGCAGGAGTATTTCCGCAACCACCAACCGCCAACTCTGATCGTCTGGGGGAAGAACGACCTCATCTTTCCTGCCGCTGGGGCGTATCCCTACTCGCGTGACCTCAAGAACCTTGAGTTCCACCTCCTCGATACCGGCCACTTTGCTCTTGAAGAAGACGGCGCACAGATCGCCTCGCTGATCCGAGAATTCCTCGGCAAGCAACTGACTCAGTAA
- a CDS encoding cysteine hydrolase — MSSGRNERPTVVYGRGRRPDAAIPRPGITLRKGRVAVVVTDPQNDFLSPEGVAWGVVGQSVRDNGTVENIGNVFMQAKELGIPRFISPHYYDPHDHTWKFEGALERLMHNIKMFDRSGPLEPKGIEGSGADWLDQYKPFINDGQTIVCSPHKVFGPQTNDLVLQLRKQHIEQIILAGMSANLCVESHLRHLIEQGFEVVVVGDATAAAQIPGYDGYEAAIINFRFLASDLWSTSEAVERLAELK, encoded by the coding sequence ATGTCGAGCGGACGCAACGAGCGGCCAACGGTGGTTTACGGACGGGGACGAAGACCGGATGCCGCCATTCCTCGACCGGGAATCACGCTTCGGAAGGGACGTGTTGCCGTAGTCGTCACCGATCCACAAAACGACTTTCTCAGTCCGGAAGGAGTGGCATGGGGTGTCGTCGGCCAGAGCGTCAGAGACAACGGCACGGTTGAGAACATCGGCAATGTGTTCATGCAGGCCAAAGAACTTGGCATCCCGCGGTTCATCAGCCCGCACTACTACGATCCCCACGACCACACCTGGAAATTCGAGGGAGCGCTGGAGCGGTTGATGCACAACATCAAGATGTTCGACCGTTCGGGGCCGCTCGAACCCAAGGGAATCGAAGGGTCAGGGGCCGATTGGTTGGACCAGTACAAGCCGTTCATCAACGACGGCCAGACCATCGTTTGCAGCCCGCACAAGGTATTCGGCCCCCAAACAAATGACCTCGTCCTCCAACTTCGGAAGCAACACATCGAGCAAATCATTCTCGCTGGGATGTCGGCCAACCTCTGTGTTGAGTCTCATCTTCGGCACCTCATCGAACAGGGATTCGAGGTCGTCGTGGTGGGAGACGCCACCGCTGCCGCACAGATTCCCGGATACGACGGTTACGAAGCGGCGATCATCAATTTTCGCTTCCTCGCTAGCGACCTGTGGAGCACCAGTGAGGCCGTCGAGCGACTGGCCGAACTCAAGTAG
- a CDS encoding TetR/AcrR family transcriptional regulator — MSQTRTRKSDARQRIVETAERLFYAEGVRTVGIDRIIAEAGVAKMTLYNHFTSKDDLILAVLEFREEKFDAMFETWMGRHLEAGMDRLEAFFAALKEWFKSPGFRGCMFINTCAELADAEHAASKFSADHKKRFHVMLTQIITQERGEKVAEAVAPAVALLVEGAIVSAVMQQSIESAEVARDAAIRLIATQPTR; from the coding sequence ATGAGCCAGACACGAACCAGGAAATCGGATGCCCGCCAACGAATCGTGGAAACAGCCGAACGGTTGTTCTACGCCGAGGGCGTTCGCACGGTGGGGATTGATCGGATCATCGCCGAGGCGGGCGTGGCCAAGATGACGCTATACAATCACTTCACTTCGAAGGACGATCTGATTCTGGCTGTCCTGGAATTTCGAGAGGAAAAATTTGATGCCATGTTCGAGACGTGGATGGGTCGACACCTTGAAGCAGGGATGGATCGGCTGGAAGCATTCTTTGCTGCCCTGAAAGAGTGGTTCAAGAGCCCCGGCTTTCGGGGCTGCATGTTCATCAATACATGCGCCGAATTGGCCGATGCCGAGCACGCCGCTTCAAAGTTCTCCGCAGACCATAAAAAGAGATTCCACGTGATGCTGACGCAAATTATCACTCAGGAAAGGGGGGAGAAGGTTGCTGAAGCAGTCGCTCCGGCCGTCGCTTTGCTTGTGGAAGGAGCGATTGTCTCCGCGGTCATGCAGCAGTCAATTGAGTCTGCTGAAGTCGCAAGAGATGCTGCGATCCGACTGATCGCAACGCAACCAACACGATAG
- the cheB gene encoding chemotaxis-specific protein-glutamate methyltransferase CheB, which translates to MKVAIVNDSPLATEALRRVVRAVPGAEVAWTAADGIEAVDRAAADRPDALLMDLIMPRMDGVEATRLIMRSSPCPILVVTATVSGNMDRVYEAMGHGALDAVNTPALGPGGVVNGSEDLVRKLSQLAQLSSRSAIESKTPHRPSQEPARTPLVGTPIDDLPPMVVIGASTGGPKALAEVLESLPANWLATVVVIQHIDASFAPGLTKWLAGHARMPIRLIGEGDRPAPGTVLVSGTDDHVVLDDLGRLSITPEPASQPYRPSVDVFFESLAARRVRPGVAVVLTGMGRDGARGLLALRELGWHTIAQDRETCTVWGMPRAAVELGAAVEILPPQQIGSSVRSVINSLADQR; encoded by the coding sequence GTGAAAGTAGCCATCGTGAACGACTCGCCACTGGCGACCGAGGCGCTGCGACGCGTGGTGCGGGCGGTTCCCGGCGCAGAGGTCGCCTGGACGGCTGCCGACGGGATCGAGGCCGTCGATCGCGCCGCGGCCGACCGACCCGATGCCTTGCTCATGGACCTGATCATGCCCCGGATGGATGGGGTCGAGGCGACCCGCCTGATCATGCGCTCCAGCCCTTGCCCGATTTTGGTCGTGACGGCAACGGTCAGCGGAAATATGGACCGCGTCTACGAGGCAATGGGACACGGCGCGCTCGATGCGGTAAACACACCGGCCCTCGGCCCCGGAGGCGTGGTGAACGGGAGTGAGGATCTGGTCCGCAAGCTCTCGCAGCTCGCCCAGCTCAGTAGTCGGTCCGCGATCGAGAGCAAGACTCCTCATCGGCCTTCGCAAGAGCCCGCCAGGACTCCGCTCGTCGGAACACCGATCGACGATCTGCCGCCAATGGTTGTGATCGGGGCCTCGACCGGCGGCCCGAAGGCTCTGGCCGAGGTCCTCGAGTCGCTGCCGGCCAACTGGTTGGCGACCGTCGTGGTCATTCAGCACATCGACGCCTCGTTCGCGCCGGGACTGACCAAATGGCTGGCCGGGCACGCTCGAATGCCCATCCGGCTCATTGGTGAAGGGGATCGCCCCGCGCCCGGCACGGTTCTCGTCAGTGGGACCGACGACCACGTCGTACTTGACGACCTTGGCCGGCTGTCGATCACCCCCGAGCCCGCCTCCCAACCCTACCGACCGAGTGTCGACGTGTTCTTCGAGAGTCTGGCTGCGCGTCGAGTTCGACCCGGAGTGGCTGTGGTCCTGACCGGGATGGGGAGAGACGGGGCCCGCGGATTGCTCGCCCTGCGCGAACTCGGGTGGCACACCATCGCTCAGGACCGCGAGACCTGCACCGTCTGGGGAATGCCCCGCGCCGCGGTCGAGCTCGGTGCCGCAGTCGAAATCCTCCCTCCCCAACAGATTGGCTCGTCCGTACGCTCTGTCATCAATTCACTCGCCGACCAGCGTTGA
- a CDS encoding hybrid sensor histidine kinase/response regulator codes for MSDGGGLDVTLLDLFRQEADVYVDALSKGLMTIEQEGSNPAALEPMMRAAHSLKGAARIVGLAAAERVAHALEDVMVAAQHGAITLGPPEVDAGLAAVDWLASCASTSNEELPEWVESQAGEADRLADLLRRVAEGRSPSADPSGSTIPREAPGATTTDGPEPTPEPPEAAVAEVSLADLSLLELFRQEADVYVQMLSEGLVALDREGAEPTALEPMMRAAHSLKGAARIVGLAAAERVAHALEDVMVAAQHGAITLQSAGVDTCLKAVDVLSECGGLDETVFEGWHRSNAERINDLVAALRALAEGREARPAEPSPSSAPAEPAVSLLAEPAASLPAEPTTTKAAPVASPEAVVRVAAESLTQLLGLAGEALVEVRQLRPLVDALMAVRGHHAGLCEALRALQRRDTGADLGRREAMGQASNVADRCLAELDHVMESLERYARRNEQLAERLHHEVIQSRMRPLADGVRGFPRMVRDVARQLGKKVRFEVVGERTGVDRDILDRLEAPLNHLIRNALDHGLELPEERIATGKPAEGMVLLEGRHQAGMLHLTVSDDGRGLDPERLRAKVVERGLAGAAMAAQMTDAELFEFLFLPGFSTKGQVTELSGRGVGLDVVQSMVQSVGGLLQTTSTLGQGTQFHLRLPITRSVIRALLVRIDGEPYAVPLNRLDRVVVVSPDDLEELEGRPFIRVDDDQPIGLIPAALVLGLSEDSAWSGVEGRSPIVVVADRGQRFGMLVDSLIGERDLDIRPLDPRLGKVPDVAGASVLDDGWPVLILDVEDLVRSIDARLHGHRFRLGASDIDSSPSATKTRASKRVLVVDDSITVRELERQLLANHGYEVDTAVDGMDGWNALRQGRYDLIVSDVDMPRLDGIGLVRRVRDDPRLRGLPVVIVSYKDRPEDRLRGLEAGADAYLTKGSFHDETFISTVVDLIGEAVRR; via the coding sequence ATGAGCGACGGGGGCGGGCTCGACGTCACGCTGCTCGACCTGTTCCGCCAGGAAGCGGATGTGTACGTCGATGCGCTCTCGAAGGGCCTGATGACGATCGAGCAGGAAGGCTCGAATCCGGCCGCTTTGGAGCCGATGATGCGAGCGGCGCACTCGCTCAAGGGTGCGGCGCGGATCGTCGGACTCGCCGCCGCCGAACGCGTCGCCCACGCCCTCGAAGACGTCATGGTCGCCGCACAGCACGGCGCAATCACGCTCGGCCCGCCCGAGGTCGACGCAGGTCTCGCGGCGGTGGACTGGCTGGCCTCTTGCGCTTCCACCTCGAACGAGGAGCTGCCCGAGTGGGTCGAGTCCCAGGCGGGGGAGGCGGATCGGCTGGCCGATCTGTTGCGTCGCGTCGCCGAAGGTCGTTCGCCGTCGGCCGATCCCTCCGGATCGACCATCCCCAGGGAGGCCCCAGGGGCGACGACCACAGACGGTCCCGAACCCACCCCCGAGCCGCCCGAAGCCGCGGTGGCCGAGGTGTCTCTGGCCGACCTCTCCCTCCTGGAATTGTTTCGCCAGGAAGCGGACGTGTACGTGCAGATGCTCTCCGAGGGCCTTGTTGCGCTGGACCGAGAGGGGGCTGAGCCGACGGCCCTGGAGCCGATGATGCGAGCGGCGCACTCGCTCAAGGGTGCGGCGCGGATCGTCGGACTCGCCGCCGCCGAACGCGTCGCCCACGCCCTCGAAGACGTCATGGTCGCCGCACAGCACGGCGCAATCACGTTGCAGTCCGCAGGGGTTGATACGTGCTTGAAGGCCGTCGATGTCTTATCTGAGTGCGGCGGACTCGACGAAACGGTGTTCGAGGGGTGGCACCGATCGAACGCGGAACGAATCAATGACCTCGTGGCCGCGCTTCGTGCCCTTGCCGAGGGTCGGGAGGCCAGACCGGCCGAACCTTCACCGTCCTCTGCACCGGCCGAGCCTGCGGTATCGCTCCTCGCCGAGCCCGCGGCATCGCTCCCCGCCGAGCCAACGACAACAAAGGCAGCCCCGGTGGCCTCGCCAGAGGCTGTTGTGAGGGTTGCGGCTGAGAGTCTCACGCAATTGCTGGGACTGGCCGGCGAGGCGCTCGTCGAGGTCCGACAACTGCGGCCACTCGTCGACGCGTTGATGGCGGTTCGGGGACACCACGCCGGGCTGTGTGAGGCACTTCGGGCGCTTCAACGGAGAGACACCGGGGCAGACCTCGGCCGTCGCGAGGCGATGGGGCAGGCTTCCAACGTCGCCGATCGCTGCCTGGCCGAACTGGACCATGTCATGGAGTCGCTCGAACGCTACGCCCGGCGGAACGAGCAACTGGCCGAACGGCTCCACCACGAGGTGATCCAGAGCCGAATGCGGCCGCTGGCCGACGGAGTTCGCGGCTTCCCCCGGATGGTCCGCGACGTGGCACGTCAACTGGGCAAGAAGGTGCGGTTCGAGGTCGTGGGCGAACGCACCGGCGTCGACCGCGACATCCTCGACCGCCTGGAAGCGCCGCTAAATCACCTGATCCGCAATGCACTCGACCACGGGCTCGAATTGCCCGAGGAGCGCATCGCCACCGGCAAGCCGGCCGAGGGGATGGTCCTCCTGGAGGGGAGACACCAGGCCGGGATGCTGCACCTCACGGTCTCAGACGATGGCCGAGGGCTCGATCCCGAGCGGCTCCGCGCGAAGGTCGTTGAGCGTGGACTCGCCGGCGCGGCCATGGCGGCCCAGATGACCGACGCCGAGCTGTTCGAGTTCCTGTTCCTTCCCGGCTTCTCGACCAAGGGGCAAGTAACCGAACTTTCCGGCCGAGGAGTCGGGCTGGACGTCGTACAAAGCATGGTGCAGTCGGTCGGCGGCCTCCTCCAAACTACCTCGACGCTGGGGCAAGGCACCCAGTTTCACCTCCGACTGCCGATCACCCGATCGGTCATCCGGGCACTGCTGGTGAGAATTGACGGAGAACCCTATGCGGTCCCGCTGAACCGGCTCGACCGGGTCGTGGTCGTCTCACCCGACGACCTGGAAGAGTTGGAAGGTCGACCGTTCATCCGGGTGGACGACGACCAGCCGATCGGCCTGATTCCGGCCGCTCTGGTGCTCGGGCTCAGCGAGGACTCAGCGTGGTCGGGTGTCGAGGGGCGGTCGCCGATCGTCGTGGTCGCCGACCGCGGGCAGCGGTTTGGGATGCTGGTCGACTCCTTGATCGGGGAGCGCGACCTGGACATCCGACCGCTCGACCCGAGGCTGGGGAAAGTCCCCGACGTGGCCGGGGCGTCGGTCCTCGATGATGGCTGGCCGGTCCTGATCCTGGACGTCGAGGATCTCGTCCGGTCGATCGACGCGAGATTGCACGGCCATCGGTTCCGGCTGGGAGCGTCGGACATCGACTCATCCCCGTCGGCAACGAAGACTCGGGCCTCGAAACGTGTCCTGGTGGTGGACGATTCCATCACGGTTCGCGAACTGGAGCGGCAGTTGCTGGCCAACCACGGGTACGAGGTGGACACAGCGGTTGACGGAATGGACGGCTGGAATGCCTTGCGGCAGGGGCGGTATGATCTGATCGTCAGCGACGTGGACATGCCGAGGCTGGACGGGATCGGGCTGGTCCGTCGCGTCCGAGACGACCCTCGGCTGCGTGGGCTCCCCGTGGTGATCGTATCCTACAAAGACCGTCCGGAGGATCGCCTCCGCGGCCTTGAAGCCGGCGCCGACGCCTACCTGACCAAGGGAAGTTTCCATGACGAGACGTTTATTTCAACCGTCGTCGACCTGATCGGGGAGGCGGTGCGACGGTGA
- a CDS encoding chemotaxis protein CheW, whose amino-acid sequence MTGHGSGEDDQAQQADSRSLADEARRLFDRPPPPGYLEEWAAVLAEPEAEESSDVTSLLVFRMARSWLAIPTSTLVEVTESRPIHRVPHRVGGLLRGLINIRGRLSPCVDVVRLLSIEATVTHGEPEDGRRIVVAEGARGAGWVAFEADEVAGVHLVPAERLRGLPSTVERAEGHCEATFRWQDQTVGVLDPSRFLDAMEAFDR is encoded by the coding sequence ATGACCGGACACGGCTCGGGCGAGGACGATCAGGCCCAGCAGGCCGATTCCCGATCGCTCGCCGACGAAGCGCGTCGTCTGTTCGATCGGCCCCCTCCTCCCGGCTACCTGGAGGAGTGGGCAGCGGTTCTGGCCGAGCCAGAGGCCGAGGAGTCAAGCGACGTCACCTCGCTGCTGGTCTTCCGCATGGCCCGAAGCTGGCTAGCGATCCCGACGTCGACCCTCGTCGAGGTTACCGAGTCGCGTCCGATCCATCGGGTCCCGCACCGTGTCGGGGGACTGCTGCGAGGACTCATCAACATTCGGGGGCGGTTGTCACCCTGCGTCGATGTCGTCCGGCTCTTATCGATCGAGGCCACGGTAACGCACGGGGAGCCCGAAGACGGTCGTCGCATCGTGGTGGCGGAAGGGGCCAGGGGCGCCGGCTGGGTCGCCTTCGAGGCTGACGAGGTCGCCGGTGTGCACCTTGTGCCAGCCGAACGACTCCGTGGGCTTCCGTCAACCGTCGAACGTGCCGAAGGTCACTGCGAGGCGACCTTCCGGTGGCAGGATCAGACCGTTGGAGTGCTCGATCCCAGCCGATTCCTTGACGCGATGGAGGCCTTTGACCGATGA
- a CDS encoding CheR family methyltransferase, translated as MSGSASDPDLDAAERVLGERIGLNPDSLGRGPIAQAVASRRKALGLGKGDYAEALSNLEDERQALVEEVVVPESWFFRDRLPFTHLAEVIAPGWRDDLSRPPLRILCVPCAGGEEPYSVVLTLLETGLRPDRFRVVAVDVSRRELERARSGIYRAHSFRGSDTTVRDRYFERVGTTWRLISPAIDLVEWRQGNLLDPKLVDVLGTSDVVFCRNLLIYFHDDAKRRAVAALKKLVVPGGTLFVGHAEAGLLHGPDFRLSRSPGAFAFLRASTDLPEASNPSPSRPPQRVDSAGAPPRPRSAPGIARSSRTVPTETPQNSSIRPLSTRFEEQSLVPETVDRVSELANQGAWESALAMAGRLVSRSPSDPSAYVLLGSIEQAAGRADRAEACYRRAVYLDGDRVEALLALAGLVDARGDRVAAANYRRRADRAARRENGS; from the coding sequence ATGAGCGGCTCCGCGTCCGATCCTGACCTGGACGCCGCCGAGCGGGTGCTGGGAGAGCGGATCGGGCTAAACCCCGATTCCCTCGGCCGAGGACCGATCGCACAGGCGGTGGCCTCGCGACGCAAGGCACTCGGACTGGGCAAGGGGGATTACGCGGAAGCGCTTTCGAACCTTGAGGACGAGCGGCAGGCGCTGGTTGAGGAGGTTGTGGTCCCTGAGAGCTGGTTCTTCCGCGACCGGCTCCCCTTCACGCACCTCGCCGAGGTCATTGCCCCTGGATGGCGAGACGATCTGTCTCGCCCTCCGCTGCGGATCCTTTGCGTGCCTTGTGCAGGAGGGGAGGAGCCGTACTCGGTCGTCCTCACGCTCCTCGAGACCGGGCTGCGGCCGGACCGATTTCGGGTGGTTGCCGTCGATGTCAGCCGCCGCGAGCTGGAGCGGGCTCGGTCTGGGATCTACAGGGCACACTCCTTTCGGGGGAGCGACACGACCGTTCGGGATCGGTACTTCGAGCGGGTCGGCACAACCTGGCGGCTCATCTCGCCCGCGATTGACCTGGTGGAGTGGCGACAGGGAAACCTGCTCGACCCCAAACTGGTGGACGTGCTCGGGACATCGGATGTGGTGTTTTGCCGGAATCTCCTGATCTACTTCCACGACGACGCGAAACGCCGGGCCGTTGCGGCTCTCAAAAAGCTCGTCGTGCCGGGAGGAACCCTCTTCGTGGGGCATGCCGAGGCAGGACTGCTGCATGGCCCGGACTTCCGGCTTTCGCGGAGTCCGGGAGCGTTCGCGTTCCTCCGAGCATCGACCGACCTTCCTGAGGCAAGCAATCCCTCTCCCTCGCGGCCACCACAGCGGGTTGATAGCGCGGGAGCACCGCCCCGCCCCCGTTCAGCACCAGGGATTGCCCGATCGTCACGAACAGTCCCGACCGAGACGCCCCAGAATTCTTCGATTCGACCCTTGTCCACACGCTTCGAGGAACAGTCCTTGGTGCCGGAGACCGTCGATCGTGTCTCCGAGCTGGCGAATCAGGGGGCATGGGAGTCGGCGTTGGCAATGGCCGGCCGCCTGGTGTCGCGCTCCCCATCAGACCCGTCGGCATATGTGCTGCTGGGCTCGATTGAGCAGGCGGCAGGTCGGGCGGATCGAGCCGAGGCGTGCTATCGACGCGCGGTCTATCTCGACGGTGATCGCGTCGAAGCCTTGCTCGCGCTGGCAGGTCTGGTCGATGCGCGGGGCGACCGCGTCGCCGCCGCGAACTACCGACGACGAGCCGATCGAGCGGCACGACGGGAGAACGGATCATGA
- a CDS encoding chemotaxis protein CheW — protein sequence MMILTFEAGGERYGVDVSLVEEVVPRVALRRLPYASSAIVGLLNYRGEVVPVVDLGRLVDALPCEGRLSTRVILFGTDHDGRRIGLAAERVSELAHVSSIDLTTLASPVQRVGYLGPVARIDGQLVQLIDPSRLLVEVVDKEVIHGEMNDPAEATAAGME from the coding sequence ATGATGATCTTGACGTTCGAGGCCGGCGGAGAGCGTTACGGCGTGGACGTATCGCTCGTTGAGGAGGTTGTCCCCCGGGTCGCTTTGCGGAGGCTACCTTATGCCTCATCAGCGATTGTAGGACTGCTCAACTACCGCGGAGAGGTCGTGCCCGTTGTCGACCTCGGCCGGCTGGTCGACGCCCTCCCGTGCGAGGGCCGACTGAGTACGCGGGTCATTCTGTTCGGCACCGACCATGATGGCCGTCGGATCGGTCTGGCGGCCGAGCGGGTGAGCGAGCTTGCGCACGTCTCGTCCATCGATCTGACAACCCTGGCCTCGCCGGTTCAACGAGTCGGCTACCTTGGCCCGGTCGCCCGGATCGACGGACAGCTCGTTCAGCTGATCGACCCGTCTCGGCTCCTGGTCGAGGTGGTCGACAAGGAGGTCATCCATGGCGAGATGAATGATCCGGCCGAGGCGACCGCGGCTGGGATGGAGTAA